From the genome of Ferviditalea candida, one region includes:
- the folP gene encoding dihydropteroate synthase, producing MDKILGKRLLRMGEYEWEWGKRTWIMGILNVTPDSFSDGGQYLSVTSAVTHARRMVAEGADIIDVGGESTRPGFSEVSLEEELERVIPVIKALSRELSIPISIDSYKAETARRAVEAGAHIINDIWGFKKDPDMAAVAAKLDCPVILMHNREVAEYGDLLGEIRRDLLESVALAVKAGVREENIILDPGIGFGKNYEHNLELMRRLSEISDLGYPVLLGTSRKTFIRKTLNLPADDVLEGTAATTVAGIMQGCDIVRVHDVGPMKRTARMADAMFRR from the coding sequence ATGGACAAGATATTGGGAAAGCGCCTGCTGCGCATGGGAGAATATGAATGGGAATGGGGTAAACGGACCTGGATTATGGGAATTCTCAATGTGACCCCCGATTCTTTCTCTGATGGCGGACAATATCTTTCGGTTACATCCGCCGTGACCCATGCACGCAGAATGGTTGCGGAAGGAGCCGACATAATAGATGTCGGCGGCGAATCGACAAGGCCCGGATTCTCCGAAGTGTCATTGGAGGAAGAACTGGAGCGGGTCATTCCGGTCATCAAAGCGCTGTCGAGGGAGCTCAGTATCCCCATATCGATTGATTCATATAAAGCGGAGACGGCTCGCAGGGCTGTGGAAGCGGGGGCCCATATCATCAACGATATCTGGGGTTTCAAAAAGGATCCCGATATGGCTGCTGTAGCGGCGAAGCTCGATTGTCCCGTCATTCTGATGCACAACCGGGAGGTCGCAGAGTACGGCGATTTGCTCGGGGAAATCCGGCGGGACCTGCTGGAAAGCGTGGCATTAGCCGTCAAGGCGGGCGTCAGAGAAGAAAATATCATTCTGGACCCGGGAATCGGATTCGGCAAAAATTATGAGCATAATTTGGAGTTAATGAGGCGCCTGAGTGAAATTTCTGATCTGGGTTACCCAGTTCTGCTCGGAACGTCAAGGAAAACCTTTATCCGCAAAACACTGAATCTGCCTGCGGATGATGTGCTGGAGGGGACGGCGGCAACGACCGTCGCCGGGATCATGCAGGGCTGCGACATTGTTCGTGTGCATGATGTCGGCC